The Helicobacter cetorum MIT 00-7128 region AGCTTATTTTGCAATGATTTGAGAAATTTAAGCCTATTTTAAAGTTCATAAACCCCTAAAGAGCGCCTTTTAAAACTTAATCAAAACTAAAAGTTCGCAAAAGCCTATCATTCTAAATCATAAAATATAATACTTTAGGTTAAAATGCTCTTATTTTACACCACAAGCTTGCAAACAAAGCTTAAAAAGTTCGCAAAAACCCTTTGTCATTTTGCAAATCATTTTGGCAATCATTAAGTGTTTAAATGAAATCATCATAGGGTTTAAAAATACCTCGTTTTTCGCCAATCTCAAAGCTTTTATCCTCACAATTAGAACACAAACGATAAAATCTCACATTGCCATTTTTAGAACGAATCATTTTTTTAATTTTAAAAACTAATTGCTTGAATTTTGTTTCTGTAAGCTCGCATTCAAAAACAGATAGATTCACCCTTGTGCCATGCTTTTCTAGTTCTTCAGCAAGAAGTTTGCGCTTTTTATTATGAATAATGTCATAAGTGATTAAAAATTTCATTTAATACTTTCCTATAAATGGCTTATAGCTTTTAGAATCTTCTTGAATGAATTTAGCTAAAGCATTGCATTCTAGCTCAATGATTTTTTCACAAGTTAAAGGTTGCTTTTTATAAGTGCTAAGAGATTGGAATTTTTGGCGCATGTTTTGTGAAATACGCTTTCTTGATTCAAGGCTTAAACGCTTGTTGTCATCTAGTCTTAAAGACTCTTTTTTATTTATCATTGAGACAATCACCCTATCTACCATAAAAGTTCTAAACTCCTCAATCACATCAAAGACCAAAGTGGGTTTTAAAGAATTAATGGCGTGCAAAAAAGAAATATGCAAGCTCAAGCCCGCTTGCAACAAATAGACTTGCACTTTAGAATACAAAATCGCATACGCATAATTGAACGCTGAGTTATAAGCATCATTAGCCCCCTTTTTGACACGCTTAAAAGGGAGTTTAATCACTTGGCTAATGCCCTGCCAATAATTTGCGCTTATTATCCCCTCAATACCAAAAAGCTCGCTCACTTCCTTAGCCTTTGAAACTTTAGGGGTTAAAGATTGCATTTTAAATATTATCTCATCTAGGTTTTTATGATATTTATTCAAATATTTTAAGAAATTTAATTGGTTGAGGCTCTTAGAACGAATGAATTGCTTGGCTAAGTAGAGATGTTTTGAAGTGTGTAATAAAAGCGATTGTTTGTGAATGATTTGTGTGTTGCTTGCTTGATAGGTAAATATGGTAGCAAGGGGCTTTAAATCTTCAATGAAAATAATGGGGATTTTTCTCTTAGCACATGCATAAATAACTAAACTAGATAGATTTGTGCTAGGATTTTCTATGATGATTTGCTCAAGCTTGTTTAAGGGGGTTTGTTGGATTATTTTACCTTGCTTTTTGGCTATTAATTTATCTTTAGAAAGGCTTAAATTCACCCCAAAAGTTGCAATACACAAGCTCATTAAGGCTCCTCAATATAAAATTTGAGTATTTTACAACGCCATGTTTGATAGATTTAAAATTTTTAAGTCAAAGTCTTTTTCCAAAACACTATTGTAAAAAGTAGCGTATTGCTGAAAAACCTCCAATGCCTTGCCCTCTTAAGCAATCTATTTGTCCTTGAGTGATAATCCCCCCTAGAGCAAAAAGGCGTGATTTTTCCATATCATTAAAATGTTTAAACACTTCTAAACCTAGAGGCTTTCCTTTATTTGGGGTTAAAAAAATGGGGCTTAGAGTTACATAATCAATCTTATTTTTAAGCATATATCTAGCGCATTCAATGCTATGTGCGCTATAAAAACAACGTTTATTATGAGCTTTAAGCGTATTTAAAAGTCTTTTTAATGGCTCAAAATTAGGATAAAACCTATCCTTAAAATGCACGCCCTCAAACGAATAATCTAGTGCAATTTTTACACTTAAAAACGCCTCTTCACAATTGATATAACTCTCTACTTCATAAGTTTTGCAAATTTCTACAAATGGCTTAAGGTAATTTTGAATAAGGTTACAATCATTACGCAAACATGCTTTATTGATAACATGTGTGCTAAAAATTTTTTCTAAGGTTTTGATAAAAATTTTTGTTGGATTAGAAGAATAAAGCAAGGGAGGGACAATAAAATACCCTTGCATTCAATGCCCTTTAATGCTCCTCATCTACTAAAACGGCTCCTGCTAAATACACATAAGTAAGAATCATAAAAACAAAAGCTTGCAAGATTCCCATAAAAAAGAGAACCATAAAAGGCGCTACAGGAACAACCCAAGGCACAAGCAAAAGCATAATAAGCAAGAACATATCATCGCCTTTAATATTTCCAAACAAACGAAATGATAAAGACACAATCCTAGAAAAATGTGAAATAATCTCAATAGGGAACATAAAGGGGGCAAGCCATTTTACAGGTCCCATAAAATGTGCGAAATATTTCAAAACTCCATGCTGTCTAATGCCCTCAAAATGGTAGTAGAAAAACACGATAAGCGCTAAAACAAGCGTAAAACTCCAACTAGCCGTAGGAGCCTCAAAACCCGGAATAATACCTAGTATGTTGCAGAAAAATACATATAGTGCAATCGTGCCAGCTAGGGGGAAGTATTTGCGAGCCAATTTCTCGCCTATTATGTCCTTAGCTACGCCTAAAATAGCGCTGATAATAGTCTCATACACATTCTGCAAACCTATAGGCACCATTTGCATTTTATGGGTTGCCAAAACAGAAATAAAGAGTGTAATCAACGCACACACTATTACATAAAATCCGGTAATAAAATCATGATTTGAGCTAAAAAGATTAGCAAAAGTAAATAATCTGTGTTCCATAAATTCTCTTATGCCTTGTCAAAATAAAATTCCCTAATTGTAGCAACTAAGTGTTAAAAAACCCATTAAATTAAGCTTTTTAACGAGTTTTTATAACTTTTGTCTAGTTTATTATCTATCTTAAAATTTCACCCATAGTAATTAGGGGCTTCTTTAGTAATATCCACATCATGCACATGGCTTTCTTTTAAGCCAGCAGTGGTGATTTCTACAAATTCAGCATTCTCATAAAGCTCTTGGATATTTTTCGCACCCTGATAACCCATAGATGAACGCACACCCCCTACTAATTGAAAAATCATATCAGAGACTTTACCACGATAAGGCACACGCCCCTCAATGCCCTCTGGCACTAATTTTTCACTCGCTACACCTTCTTGAAAATACCTATCACTGCTCCCCTTAGTCATAGCTCCAATACTTCCCATACCCCTATAGCTTTTATATTGTCTGCCTTGATAAATCATAAAATCACCCGGAGATTCTTCTGTGCCAGCTAATAGTGAGCCTATCATCACACTTGATGCGCCTAAAGCTAGAGCCTTAGCCACATCACCTGAATATCTAATCCCTCCATCTGCAATAATGGGAATATCAAATTTAGACGCCACTTCTACGCAATTATCAATCGCACTCACTTGTGGCATTCCAACCCCTGCTACAATTCTAGTGGTGCAAATACTTCCTGGCCCAATACCCACTTTCACTGCATCTGCCCCTGCACTGATTAAATCATTTGTGGCCTCTTTGGTTACCACATTACCCACAATCACATCTACAACTAAGCTCTTTTTAATCTCTTCTAAAGTGTGTAAAATATTCATTGAATGTCCATGTGCACTATCTAAAACAAGCACATCAACTCCAGCTTTAACCAACATTTCAGCTCTATCTAATTGCCCCGCACCAATAGCAGCCCCCACTCTTAATCTTCCAAAATCATCTTTATTAGCATCGGGGTATTCAATGCGTTTATGAATGTCTTTAATCGTGATTAAGCCTTTTAAAACATTATTTTTATCCACGATAGGCAATTTTTCAATCTTGTGTTGGTGCATTAAAATTCTTGCCTCTTCTAAACTAATGCCTACATGAGCGGTAACTAAAGGCATTTTTGTCATCACATCGCCTACTTTTTTACTCAAATCGTTTTCAAAGCGCACATCTCTATTGGTTAAAATTCCAATTAGCAAACCATTTTCATCTACCACAGGCACACCTGAAATTTTATAGTTATCTGTAATCGCCTTAGCATCAGCCAAAGTTCTATTAGCTTGAATGAATATAGGGTCATTAATGACTCCACTCTCACTTTTTTTAACCTTAGCAATTTCTTTTACTTGCGTGTCAATATCCATGTTCTTATGCACAATACCAATGCCTCCAAGCCTTGCCATAGCAATGGCAGTTTTATGCTCAGTAACCGTATCCATAGCCGCACTAATAAAAGGGATATTCAAACTAATATTTTTGGTTAAGCGAGATTTTAGACTCACATCTTTAGGCAATACACTAGATTTTCTGGGCACCATTAACACATCTTCAAAAGTCAAAGCTTTTTGTAAAATTCTCATTTTTTATCCTTGTTTAGTCAAATTTTAAACTTAATTCTTGCTCTAGGGCATAGGAAACATCTAAGAGACTTTGCTCATCAAAAGCCTTAGCAACAAACTGCATACCAATAGGTAATCCCATAGAATCCTTAGCTATTGGTAATGAAAGAGCGGGCAAGCCACTTAGATTTGCTCCAATAGTGTAAATATCGCTTAAATACATGTCTAATGGGCTTGCATGGTGGTTAAATAATGGCGCTGTTGTAGGAGCAACAGGCGTAAAAATCAAATCCACATCTTCAAAAATCTTATTGTATTGCTCTTTTATCATAGAGCGCACTTGTTGGGCTTTCACATAATAAGCGTCATAATAACCACTGCTTAATACAAAATTCCCTAGCATGATACGGCGCTTTACCTCATCTCCAAAGCCCTCACTTCGGCTTTTAATGTAAAGCTCTTTCAAATCTTTAACATTTTCAGCCCTTTTTCCATAACGCACCCCATCAAACCTAGCTAAGTTTGAACAAGCCTCAGCCGTGCTAATGATGTAATAAATAGAGATTTGATAATGCGAATCTAGCATGTCTTTTTCTACAATTTCATGCCCCATTTCTTTTAAAACTTTAAGGGTGTTTTCATAGGCAAGTTGCACTTCTTTACTAGCGTCTTTAATATGGTCTTTTAACACAGCGATTTTAAAGCGCTTGTCTTTATCTAAATTTTTAAAAGTTTGAGTAGGTTTTAGATTTGCGCTTGTAGAATCCTTATTGTCATGCCCACTAATAGCATCAAGCAAAATAGAGGCATCTTCTACATTTTGCGTGATAGGCCCAATTTGGTCAAAGCTAGAGCAATACGCTATAAGTCCATAACGGCTCACTCTCCCATAAGTAGGTTTCAACCCCACACACCCACAATAGCTTGCTGGCTGTCTAATAGACCCCCCTGTATCACTTCCTAAGGCTGCAATGGCTAAGCCCCCTGCAACTGCTGCCGCACTTCCTCCGCTACTACCTCCGGGAACTCTATTTTTATCTCGTGGGTTTTTAGTAATCCCATAGCAACTTGATTCAGTGGTGCTTCCCATAGCAAATTCGTCCATATTAGAAAGACCAAATCCTGCCATATTATTAGCATGCAGATTTTCAATCACACTAGCATCATAAGGAGCTACATAGCCTTCTAAAATCTTGCTTGAGCAAGTGATTTCCCACCCTTTAACATTAATATTATCTTTAATAAGGATAGGAACACCACTACTACTAGCACCATTAATGCTTGGGGCTTTAATATAGGCATTCAAATCAGAGGCTTTTACTTTAGTATCAATCTCAGATTTTAGGGTTTCTAATTCTTGCTTGGATAAAGAAAGAGCTTGTTTTAGGGTAATCATTTATTATGACCTTAAAGAAAAATTTAACGCATAGTCTAACATGCTTAAAATCAAAGCGAGCTTATAAGAATTCAAAGCGTTTCTAAAAAGCGCTCTAAATAATATTGCAATTCTTTTAAAGTAGCACTATTATCTATAACATAATCACTCAAAGAACGCTTTTTTTCAATATCCATTTGACATTCAAGGCGTTGTAGTATTTCTACTTCTTTGAGTTTATCTCGCTCTAAAACACGCTTGATTTGCAAAGCTCTAGGCGCATAGACCAATAACACGCTTTTTATTGGATAGCTACTTTTGCCCCCCACTTCAAAAAATAAGGGAATATCTAAAAAATAGGGCTTATTAAGCGCATCTAATAAAAGCGCCTCTTTTAACATCATCTCACGAATTAAGGGGTGTAAGAATTTCTCTAGCCATTCTAGTTTTGTCTTATCATTAAAAACAATAGCCCCAAGTTTTTTTCTATTAAGCGTATTGTTTTCTAGGATTTCTTCGCCAAAATACTTAGCGATTTCTAGTTGGTTTTCCCCTAAAAGCTTATGAGCGATTTTATCCGCATCCAACACTTTATAGCCATGCAATTCTAATAACCTAGCAGTTGTGCTTTTGCCTGTGCCTATACCCCCGGTTAGAGCAATAGCATTTTTTAGAGCAAATTCCATAAATATTCTCTAAAAATATTAATTTTTAGAAATCCCTCTAAAAGTCTCTTCTAAATTCTTAGGTAGTGCAAAAGAGGCTCTATGAATATCTTCATTATAATACTTAACACCCTCTAGCATATCTACCTTTTGCAACCACAAATCCGCTAAAGGATGCACGCTAGAAGAGGCATAAATATAACCTTTAT contains the following coding sequences:
- the cas2 gene encoding CRISPR-associated endonuclease Cas2, whose product is MKFLITYDIIHNKKRKLLAEELEKHGTRVNLSVFECELTETKFKQLVFKIKKMIRSKNGNVRFYRLCSNCEDKSFEIGEKRGIFKPYDDFI
- the cas1 gene encoding CRISPR-associated endonuclease Cas1; this translates as MSLCIATFGVNLSLSKDKLIAKKQGKIIQQTPLNKLEQIIIENPSTNLSSLVIYACAKRKIPIIFIEDLKPLATIFTYQASNTQIIHKQSLLLHTSKHLYLAKQFIRSKSLNQLNFLKYLNKYHKNLDEIIFKMQSLTPKVSKAKEVSELFGIEGIISANYWQGISQVIKLPFKRVKKGANDAYNSAFNYAYAILYSKVQVYLLQAGLSLHISFLHAINSLKPTLVFDVIEEFRTFMVDRVIVSMINKKESLRLDDNKRLSLESRKRISQNMRQKFQSLSTYKKQPLTCEKIIELECNALAKFIQEDSKSYKPFIGKY
- a CDS encoding thiamine phosphate synthase → MQGYFIVPPLLYSSNPTKIFIKTLEKIFSTHVINKACLRNDCNLIQNYLKPFVEICKTYEVESYINCEEAFLSVKIALDYSFEGVHFKDRFYPNFEPLKRLLNTLKAHNKRCFYSAHSIECARYMLKNKIDYVTLSPIFLTPNKGKPLGLEVFKHFNDMEKSRLFALGGIITQGQIDCLRGQGIGGFSAIRYFLQ
- a CDS encoding F0F1 ATP synthase subunit A produces the protein MEHRLFTFANLFSSNHDFITGFYVIVCALITLFISVLATHKMQMVPIGLQNVYETIISAILGVAKDIIGEKLARKYFPLAGTIALYVFFCNILGIIPGFEAPTASWSFTLVLALIVFFYYHFEGIRQHGVLKYFAHFMGPVKWLAPFMFPIEIISHFSRIVSLSFRLFGNIKGDDMFLLIMLLLVPWVVPVAPFMVLFFMGILQAFVFMILTYVYLAGAVLVDEEH
- the guaB gene encoding IMP dehydrogenase — translated: MRILQKALTFEDVLMVPRKSSVLPKDVSLKSRLTKNISLNIPFISAAMDTVTEHKTAIAMARLGGIGIVHKNMDIDTQVKEIAKVKKSESGVINDPIFIQANRTLADAKAITDNYKISGVPVVDENGLLIGILTNRDVRFENDLSKKVGDVMTKMPLVTAHVGISLEEARILMHQHKIEKLPIVDKNNVLKGLITIKDIHKRIEYPDANKDDFGRLRVGAAIGAGQLDRAEMLVKAGVDVLVLDSAHGHSMNILHTLEEIKKSLVVDVIVGNVVTKEATNDLISAGADAVKVGIGPGSICTTRIVAGVGMPQVSAIDNCVEVASKFDIPIIADGGIRYSGDVAKALALGASSVMIGSLLAGTEESPGDFMIYQGRQYKSYRGMGSIGAMTKGSSDRYFQEGVASEKLVPEGIEGRVPYRGKVSDMIFQLVGGVRSSMGYQGAKNIQELYENAEFVEITTAGLKESHVHDVDITKEAPNYYG
- the gatA gene encoding Asp-tRNA(Asn)/Glu-tRNA(Gln) amidotransferase subunit GatA, which produces MITLKQALSLSKQELETLKSEIDTKVKASDLNAYIKAPSINGASSSGVPILIKDNINVKGWEITCSSKILEGYVAPYDASVIENLHANNMAGFGLSNMDEFAMGSTTESSCYGITKNPRDKNRVPGGSSGGSAAAVAGGLAIAALGSDTGGSIRQPASYCGCVGLKPTYGRVSRYGLIAYCSSFDQIGPITQNVEDASILLDAISGHDNKDSTSANLKPTQTFKNLDKDKRFKIAVLKDHIKDASKEVQLAYENTLKVLKEMGHEIVEKDMLDSHYQISIYYIISTAEACSNLARFDGVRYGKRAENVKDLKELYIKSRSEGFGDEVKRRIMLGNFVLSSGYYDAYYVKAQQVRSMIKEQYNKIFEDVDLIFTPVAPTTAPLFNHHASPLDMYLSDIYTIGANLSGLPALSLPIAKDSMGLPIGMQFVAKAFDEQSLLDVSYALEQELSLKFD
- the coaE gene encoding dephospho-CoA kinase (Dephospho-CoA kinase (CoaE) performs the final step in coenzyme A biosynthesis.); its protein translation is MEFALKNAIALTGGIGTGKSTTARLLELHGYKVLDADKIAHKLLGENQLEIAKYFGEEILENNTLNRKKLGAIVFNDKTKLEWLEKFLHPLIREMMLKEALLLDALNKPYFLDIPLFFEVGGKSSYPIKSVLLVYAPRALQIKRVLERDKLKEVEILQRLECQMDIEKKRSLSDYVIDNSATLKELQYYLERFLETL